In a single window of the Flavobacterium sp. W4I14 genome:
- a CDS encoding hypothetical protein (product_source=COG4289; cleavage_site_network=SignalP-noTM; cog=COG4289; pfam=PF10022; superfamily=48239), which yields MKYKLIFSALLIFSQLANAQKKPATGAEDRAFWVKTLNRIAYPVIHNLANETLKKNMPLEKAPGYGLNVAKVTYLEALGRTIAGVAPWLALPDDNSAEGKLRKTMRAELLKALANSVNPASPDYISYRSESQPIVDAAYVAHAFLRAPKALWEPLDEITKKRFIEEFKSLRTRSGAYNNWLLFSGLTEGFLLSIGEQYDPARVQFSINKMKEWYVGDSWYSDGEKFSMDYYNSYVIHPMLVDLLKVLVDKKRASQADYDIALKRMVRYSEYLERIISPEGTYPAYGRSITYRTAAFQALAQTALMEKLPEYVKPSQVRGGLTAVMHKLYDGNQNFDDKGWLVLGFNGHQPEVADTYTSTGSLYMATLGFLTLGLPADNKFWTDTPAPWTSLKAWSGESIKKDYKVEY from the coding sequence ATGAAATATAAACTGATTTTTTCTGCCCTGCTGATTTTTTCTCAGTTGGCAAACGCACAAAAGAAACCTGCAACTGGTGCCGAAGACCGTGCTTTTTGGGTTAAAACCTTAAACCGCATTGCCTACCCGGTGATCCATAACCTGGCCAATGAAACTTTAAAAAAGAACATGCCATTAGAAAAAGCCCCTGGCTATGGCTTAAATGTAGCCAAAGTTACTTACCTCGAAGCCTTGGGCCGTACCATTGCAGGAGTTGCACCATGGTTGGCTTTGCCTGATGACAACTCTGCTGAAGGTAAACTTAGAAAAACCATGCGTGCCGAGCTTTTAAAAGCTTTGGCCAATTCGGTAAATCCTGCAAGTCCTGATTACATTAGTTACCGTTCCGAAAGTCAGCCTATTGTTGATGCTGCTTATGTTGCACATGCTTTTTTGCGTGCACCAAAAGCACTCTGGGAGCCGCTTGATGAAATCACCAAAAAAAGATTTATAGAAGAATTTAAATCGCTGCGCACGAGAAGCGGCGCCTATAATAACTGGTTATTGTTTTCGGGCTTAACTGAGGGGTTTTTATTGAGCATTGGTGAACAGTACGATCCTGCCCGTGTTCAATTCTCGATCAATAAAATGAAGGAATGGTATGTAGGCGATAGCTGGTACAGTGATGGCGAAAAATTTAGTATGGATTATTACAATTCATATGTGATCCATCCCATGCTGGTTGATCTTTTAAAGGTATTGGTCGATAAGAAAAGAGCATCGCAGGCTGATTATGATATTGCATTAAAAAGAATGGTACGTTATTCTGAATATCTGGAAAGGATCATTTCACCGGAAGGCACTTATCCTGCCTATGGCCGTTCAATCACTTATCGCACGGCGGCCTTTCAGGCCCTGGCCCAAACAGCGCTAATGGAAAAACTGCCAGAATATGTAAAACCATCGCAAGTTCGTGGCGGCTTAACCGCGGTAATGCATAAACTGTACGATGGAAACCAGAATTTTGATGATAAAGGATGGTTGGTACTGGGTTTTAACGGTCATCAACCAGAAGTGGCTGATACCTATACTTCTACCGGAAGTTTATACATGGCTACCCTAGGCTTTTTAACCCTGGGTTTACCTGCCGATAATAAATTTTGGACAGATACACCCGCACCATGGACCAGTTTAAAAGCCTGGAGCGGAGAAAGCATAAAAAAGGATTATAAAGTTGAGTATTAA
- a CDS encoding unsaturated chondroitin disaccharide hydrolase (product_source=KO:K18581; cath_funfam=1.50.10.10; cleavage_site_network=SignalP-noTM; cog=COG4225; ko=KO:K18581; pfam=PF07470; superfamily=48208) has product MKKINFAVALLMLGSSVSFAQTEKKPMAQLINDEFKFAADQYKILAKNIPEGKTPQSFDKGKSINYDIKWWCSGFYSGSLWYIYEQTKNAEIKQEAEKALKVIEPNQTYTGNHDLGFMMYCSFGNAYRLTGKPEYKAVIQRSAESLATRYRPVVKSIQSWNKSKMWECPVIIDNMMNLEMMNWASDNGGDKKYKEISVIHANTSLRNHFRPDFSSYHVVDYNPQTGKVIKKVTWQGAANCSAWSRGQGWALYGYTMMYRFTKDPIYLKQAKGIAHFILNHPNLPADKIPFWDFDAQGIPFAKRDASAGALMASALLELGQYTSGSEKTAFKSAAETMIYSLSSSAYHAKLGENGGFLLMHSTGAYPLSSEIDVPLIYADYYYLEALARYKKWYL; this is encoded by the coding sequence ATGAAAAAAATCAATTTCGCTGTCGCATTGCTGATGCTTGGCAGTTCAGTTTCATTTGCGCAGACCGAGAAAAAGCCGATGGCCCAGTTAATCAACGATGAATTTAAATTCGCAGCTGACCAATATAAAATACTTGCTAAAAATATACCTGAAGGCAAAACACCTCAAAGTTTCGATAAAGGTAAATCCATCAATTACGATATTAAATGGTGGTGCAGCGGCTTTTATTCTGGCAGTTTGTGGTACATATACGAACAAACCAAAAATGCAGAGATTAAGCAAGAGGCCGAAAAAGCCTTAAAAGTAATAGAACCTAATCAAACTTATACGGGAAACCACGACTTGGGCTTTATGATGTACTGCAGCTTTGGCAATGCTTACCGCTTAACCGGGAAGCCAGAATATAAGGCTGTGATTCAGCGTTCGGCAGAATCTTTGGCTACGCGTTACCGCCCTGTTGTAAAATCTATCCAATCGTGGAATAAAAGCAAAATGTGGGAGTGCCCGGTAATTATTGACAATATGATGAATCTTGAAATGATGAACTGGGCAAGCGATAATGGAGGTGATAAAAAGTATAAAGAAATTTCGGTTATCCATGCCAATACTAGTTTAAGAAATCATTTCCGCCCTGATTTCAGCTCTTATCATGTGGTCGATTACAATCCTCAAACTGGTAAGGTCATTAAAAAAGTTACCTGGCAGGGTGCCGCAAACTGTTCTGCATGGTCGCGTGGGCAGGGCTGGGCTTTGTATGGTTATACCATGATGTACCGTTTTACCAAAGATCCTATCTATTTAAAACAGGCAAAAGGTATTGCGCATTTTATATTGAACCATCCAAATTTACCTGCCGATAAAATTCCTTTCTGGGATTTCGATGCACAGGGGATTCCCTTTGCCAAACGCGATGCTTCTGCAGGTGCACTGATGGCTTCGGCATTGTTAGAGCTTGGTCAGTACACTTCAGGAAGCGAAAAAACAGCTTTCAAGTCTGCGGCCGAAACCATGATCTATTCACTTTCGAGTAGCGCTTATCATGCTAAATTAGGCGAAAACGGTGGCTTTTTGTTGATGCATAGCACAGGTGCTTACCCATTAAGCAGTGAAATAGATGTACCTTTAATTTATGCTGATTATTATTATTTGGAGGCATTGGCCAGGTATAAAAAATGGTATTTATAG
- a CDS encoding chondroitin AC lyase (product_source=KO:K19049; cath_funfam=1.50.10.100,2.70.98.10; ko=KO:K19049; pfam=PF02278,PF02884,PF08124; superfamily=48230,49863,74650; transmembrane_helix_parts=Inside_1_19,TMhelix_20_37,Outside_38_705): MFPVNKKTNNKIKAHRKVRFGLVVGGLMLMGISVNAQNEPFNVILQRVNNDLQTFVKDKALAEEVTSHLKNLNADGSWQDVNYTDAQYDPLKRIKDMATVYIRPSNKLYNNAELHSAIVKSLRNWLDKNPKNKNWWYNDIFYPQAIGQTLILMRSAKEGLPPELENALIKRMTRKLKTGDGANTSDEALHYLYRACLTQNKATLDSAAKYLFEPIAITDGKEGVQVDGSYYQHGKQQAIASYGRVFAGNSVNAAFYLRGTAYALPEDQLAILADYLKNTFLKTIRGSFYDFNVRGRGISRKDSLSSGMGGMVGKIKLFDPENAAHWDASTLRTSGKKPVDYGITASHNQYWKSGYTLHLRKAYTFSVQTASTRTLRTERGNNENILGKFLPDGATNMQRSGSEYANLMPVWEWDKIPGTTSRDYPDDNGATVLKEWGIPGTTKFVGGVSDGIYGVSCYDLNYDSVQAKKAWFFFDREVVCLGAGIKSSTKENITTTVNQAWLRGDVLSPKGAQANAKGERWAVHDSIGYIFPQGGNLEISSKAQTGNWYRINHFQRKTELKHNVFKIWLNHGINPQNASYQYIVVPGINAAGLKKYNRSMIQILKNTDELQAVKHTGLDMLQAVFYKAGTLAANGLSLQVDQPCTVYIKDLNGKNPTLYIADPAQENATISVLLKLPGLSKPKSIDCNLPAGAFAGATASFKIKE; encoded by the coding sequence ATGTTTCCTGTAAATAAAAAAACGAACAACAAAATAAAGGCTCACCGAAAGGTTAGGTTTGGACTTGTGGTTGGAGGCCTGATGCTGATGGGGATATCGGTAAACGCCCAAAATGAACCTTTTAATGTCATCCTGCAACGTGTTAATAACGATTTGCAGACTTTTGTTAAAGATAAAGCCTTAGCAGAAGAGGTTACCAGTCATCTTAAAAATCTGAATGCCGATGGCAGCTGGCAGGATGTTAATTATACCGATGCGCAGTATGATCCTTTAAAACGGATCAAAGATATGGCAACAGTATACATCCGCCCATCGAACAAACTTTATAATAACGCTGAGCTTCACAGTGCCATTGTTAAATCTTTACGGAACTGGCTGGATAAAAACCCGAAGAACAAAAATTGGTGGTACAATGATATTTTTTACCCCCAAGCGATTGGACAAACCTTAATATTAATGCGAAGTGCAAAGGAAGGGCTTCCTCCTGAATTAGAAAATGCGCTGATTAAAAGGATGACCAGAAAATTAAAGACTGGCGACGGTGCCAACACCTCTGATGAAGCATTACATTATTTATATCGTGCCTGCTTAACGCAGAATAAGGCAACGCTAGATTCTGCTGCAAAATACCTGTTCGAACCCATTGCCATAACCGATGGCAAGGAAGGTGTTCAGGTAGATGGTAGTTATTATCAGCATGGAAAACAGCAGGCCATTGCCAGTTATGGAAGGGTGTTTGCCGGAAATTCGGTAAATGCGGCCTTCTATTTGCGTGGAACAGCATATGCTTTACCGGAAGATCAGCTGGCAATTTTGGCAGATTACCTTAAAAATACTTTCTTAAAAACCATAAGAGGATCATTTTATGATTTTAATGTACGGGGACGAGGCATTAGCCGTAAAGATTCCTTAAGTAGTGGGATGGGAGGAATGGTAGGGAAAATTAAACTATTTGATCCCGAAAATGCGGCTCACTGGGATGCTTCAACATTAAGAACATCAGGCAAAAAACCTGTTGATTATGGGATAACAGCTTCACATAACCAATATTGGAAAAGTGGCTACACCCTGCATCTCCGTAAGGCTTATACCTTTAGTGTGCAAACCGCATCAACGAGAACTTTACGGACAGAACGCGGTAATAACGAAAACATATTGGGGAAATTTCTCCCCGATGGCGCAACCAATATGCAGCGTAGCGGATCGGAGTATGCCAACCTCATGCCTGTTTGGGAATGGGATAAAATCCCTGGAACCACCAGTAGAGATTATCCTGATGATAATGGTGCAACAGTATTAAAGGAATGGGGAATTCCGGGTACAACCAAATTTGTTGGGGGAGTTAGCGACGGTATTTATGGCGTTTCATGTTATGATTTAAATTACGACAGTGTTCAGGCAAAAAAAGCATGGTTCTTTTTTGATAGGGAAGTGGTGTGCCTGGGTGCCGGAATTAAGAGTAGTACAAAAGAAAATATCACCACAACAGTCAATCAGGCCTGGTTAAGGGGCGATGTGCTTTCTCCCAAAGGAGCGCAGGCCAATGCTAAAGGCGAGCGCTGGGCAGTTCATGATAGTATTGGGTATATTTTTCCACAGGGTGGGAATTTAGAAATCAGCAGTAAAGCACAAACCGGAAACTGGTACCGCATCAACCATTTTCAGCGTAAAACTGAACTTAAACATAACGTATTTAAAATCTGGTTAAATCATGGTATAAATCCTCAGAATGCCAGCTATCAATACATCGTAGTGCCAGGAATTAACGCTGCGGGTTTAAAAAAATACAACCGATCGATGATACAGATATTAAAAAATACGGATGAACTGCAGGCTGTAAAACATACCGGACTGGATATGTTGCAGGCCGTTTTTTATAAAGCGGGAACACTGGCTGCCAATGGCCTTTCGCTTCAGGTAGATCAGCCGTGTACGGTTTACATTAAAGATTTAAACGGTAAGAACCCTACGTTATATATCGCAGATCCCGCACAGGAAAATGCAACTATAAGCGTGTTGTTAAAGCTGCCAGGATTATCGAAACCAAAAAGTATAGATTGTAATCTGCCGGCTGGCGCCTTTGCAGGTGCTACGGCAAGTTTTAAAATTAAAGAATAA
- a CDS encoding alpha-L-fucosidase 2 (product_source=KO:K15923; ko=KO:K15923; superfamily=48208; transmembrane_helix_parts=Inside_1_11,TMhelix_12_34,Outside_35_764) translates to MPFKKLKYTCSILKVCLLAPFLVMPFIVCVAQIPGSEVNWPAFMARQNLKWDNLGKDYYSGIILGNGLLGTNIYKENDSLIRFDIGRSDVVDHREKLMPGAGKLYTQSRLPIGYFTLKTEGKITSAKIELDIYNAEAKGSISTTKGTISFTAFVAANQNVISVSLDAMQQEKVSGWEWNPGKSISPRYLQAYPTDKPANYPENPPVKMTIDNGYTFCNQPLLNNGGYTTAYQINGNASSGKLLVSVGYDGYNSLDETEEALNNLKNFNADKESIAAHRNWWHRYYQQSFVALPDKRMENFYWIQLYKLASITRADKPIADLMGPWTAATPWPAIWWNLNTQLTYSPIFTANHLELGESLFKSLNVHRQSLINNVPVQWRNDAAAIGRSSSYDLVSPITDAEISKGTFEPANLTWMLYYYYQYYTYTKDEQTLRTKIYPLLKRSANFLIHQLKQDEKGIYHFPMSHSPEYKNVEDANYTLSSLSWALQTLIKVNGEQQLKDADAGKWSLILKNLAAFPVGDTGFLIGKDVPLNSSHRHYSHLLMIYPYNLVNWEQPENKELISLSLKNWLMYKNALAGFSFSGAASIYAGMENGDMAYQWLNELFDRFMQPNTLYRESGPVIETPLAAATSIQEMLIQSWGDKIRIFPAIPSSWKDTSFKQLRAEGAFLVSADMQNGQTKNIRITSLKGGTLTLVSNMAKFSIRSDKRSKIDYQQYKEGEKIKIEIRKTIIGETLQLVSTSFEEKQAPAFPYSEYQNWFWGLNKK, encoded by the coding sequence ATGCCGTTTAAAAAATTAAAATATACCTGCAGCATACTGAAAGTATGCCTATTGGCACCTTTTTTAGTGATGCCGTTCATTGTTTGTGTAGCTCAAATACCAGGCAGTGAGGTAAACTGGCCCGCTTTTATGGCCAGGCAAAATTTAAAGTGGGATAACCTTGGCAAAGATTATTACAGTGGTATTATCCTGGGTAACGGGCTGCTCGGTACCAATATTTATAAGGAAAACGATAGTTTAATCCGTTTCGACATCGGCAGGAGCGATGTGGTGGATCACCGTGAGAAACTAATGCCCGGCGCTGGTAAACTGTATACCCAATCGCGCTTGCCTATCGGTTATTTTACGCTTAAAACCGAGGGTAAAATAACTAGTGCTAAAATAGAACTTGATATTTACAATGCCGAAGCCAAAGGAAGTATATCCACTACAAAGGGAACAATCTCGTTTACAGCCTTTGTTGCTGCCAATCAAAATGTAATTAGCGTTTCGCTTGATGCAATGCAGCAAGAAAAAGTTTCAGGCTGGGAATGGAACCCTGGTAAAAGTATCAGCCCGAGGTACCTTCAGGCCTACCCAACAGATAAACCTGCAAACTACCCTGAAAATCCTCCTGTAAAAATGACTATTGATAACGGTTATACTTTTTGTAATCAACCTTTACTCAATAATGGTGGTTATACCACGGCTTATCAAATTAATGGCAATGCCAGTTCGGGCAAACTGCTTGTAAGTGTAGGCTATGATGGGTATAATAGCCTCGATGAAACAGAGGAAGCCTTAAATAACCTTAAAAACTTTAACGCCGATAAAGAAAGTATTGCTGCACACCGCAATTGGTGGCACCGTTATTATCAGCAGAGTTTTGTTGCCCTGCCCGATAAACGCATGGAAAATTTTTATTGGATACAGCTTTATAAACTCGCCTCGATTACCCGTGCAGATAAACCCATTGCCGACTTAATGGGGCCGTGGACAGCTGCAACGCCCTGGCCGGCCATCTGGTGGAATTTAAATACCCAGCTTACTTATTCTCCAATTTTTACCGCCAACCATTTAGAACTCGGCGAATCGCTGTTTAAATCTTTAAACGTTCATCGGCAAAGTTTAATCAATAATGTTCCGGTGCAATGGCGTAATGATGCAGCTGCCATAGGCAGGAGCTCTTCTTACGATCTGGTAAGTCCAATAACTGACGCAGAAATAAGCAAGGGGACTTTTGAGCCTGCAAACCTTACCTGGATGTTATATTATTATTACCAATATTACACCTATACCAAAGATGAGCAGACTCTCCGTACTAAAATTTACCCTTTACTGAAAAGATCGGCAAATTTTTTAATCCATCAGCTTAAACAAGATGAGAAAGGGATTTATCATTTTCCAATGTCTCACTCTCCTGAATACAAAAACGTAGAAGATGCAAACTATACCCTATCGAGTTTAAGCTGGGCCCTGCAAACCTTAATTAAGGTGAATGGGGAGCAACAATTGAAAGATGCAGATGCCGGTAAATGGAGCCTGATATTGAAAAACCTGGCGGCTTTTCCTGTAGGAGATACTGGTTTTTTAATCGGCAAAGATGTGCCATTAAATAGCTCGCACAGGCATTATTCACATTTACTGATGATTTATCCATATAACCTCGTGAATTGGGAACAGCCAGAAAATAAGGAACTGATCAGTTTGTCTTTGAAAAACTGGCTTATGTACAAGAATGCGCTTGCAGGATTTTCTTTCAGTGGCGCTGCTTCTATTTACGCAGGCATGGAAAACGGTGATATGGCCTACCAATGGTTAAACGAACTGTTCGATCGTTTTATGCAGCCCAATACCCTTTATCGCGAATCGGGGCCAGTGATCGAAACGCCATTGGCAGCAGCAACATCAATACAGGAAATGCTGATCCAAAGCTGGGGAGATAAAATCAGGATTTTTCCTGCCATTCCATCTAGCTGGAAAGATACATCGTTTAAACAACTTAGGGCAGAAGGCGCTTTTTTGGTTAGTGCAGATATGCAAAACGGGCAGACAAAAAATATTAGAATAACCAGTTTAAAGGGAGGAACCTTAACTCTGGTGAGCAATATGGCTAAATTTTCCATCCGATCGGATAAGCGGAGTAAAATAGATTATCAGCAGTATAAAGAAGGCGAAAAAATCAAAATTGAAATCAGAAAAACCATAATCGGAGAAACCTTACAACTGGTTTCTACAAGTTTTGAAGAAAAACAAGCGCCGGCTTTTCCTTATAGTGAATATCAGAACTGGTTTTGGGGCTTAAATAAAAAATAA
- a CDS encoding hypothetical protein (product_source=Hypo-rule applied; ko=KO:K21572; pfam=PF07980,PF14322; superfamily=48452): MLLLLGLVSKSSTNSDFTGMWSVPYQNIRRVNVLLQNIGGAPLSAATKKGMIAEARYLRAWYYFLLIRAFGGVPLLGDKVYDITEDFNLKRSTYQECVNYIVSECEAAKADLPTNVTILPQNYGRITQGTCMGLKSRVLLYAASPLFNGGQLASSGEVHNLTGYAAYDKERWKKAADAALDIINAGNYSLYVDNGTPSGTTNRNGYGFYKVFQMRVNSEYLFAAMRGAQREFESFLLPQSRSGGYAFTVSQQTVDKFPMINGKAINEAGSLYDPANPYANRDPRFANSVIYNGAPWILSGNNAAPVNTYVGSGTTDAVSGPLGFNTGYFPRKYLLENSTGNGERCWGLIRYAEILLNYAEALNEYSGPVPEVYAQLRKIRERAGITAGTDGNYGVKADATQDEMRAIIQKERDIELFMEEHRMWDARRWKTAAVDFEKPIRGVKITKTGNTYSYEYVDVREHHFPANYGLFPMLASEIAKNTALIQNPGW; the protein is encoded by the coding sequence TTGTTATTGCTTTTGGGGCTGGTATCTAAAAGCTCAACCAACAGCGATTTTACCGGCATGTGGTCGGTTCCTTATCAAAATATCAGAAGGGTGAATGTGCTTCTGCAAAATATTGGTGGAGCGCCGTTAAGTGCTGCAACTAAAAAAGGCATGATTGCCGAAGCCAGATATTTAAGGGCCTGGTATTATTTCTTATTAATCAGGGCTTTTGGAGGTGTACCATTACTTGGCGATAAAGTTTACGATATTACCGAGGATTTTAATTTAAAAAGATCTACTTATCAGGAGTGTGTAAATTATATCGTTTCAGAATGCGAAGCCGCGAAAGCAGATTTACCAACCAATGTAACCATTTTGCCTCAAAATTACGGGCGCATTACGCAGGGAACCTGCATGGGATTAAAATCGCGTGTTTTATTGTATGCCGCAAGTCCTTTATTTAATGGTGGCCAATTAGCCTCATCCGGCGAAGTACACAATTTAACAGGTTATGCCGCTTACGATAAAGAACGCTGGAAAAAAGCTGCGGATGCGGCATTAGATATCATCAATGCCGGTAACTATTCTTTATATGTAGATAACGGTACGCCAAGCGGTACAACCAATAGAAACGGATATGGTTTTTATAAGGTTTTTCAGATGCGGGTAAACAGCGAATACCTGTTTGCTGCAATGAGAGGTGCACAACGTGAGTTTGAATCTTTTTTGCTGCCACAAAGCAGATCTGGTGGTTATGCCTTTACGGTAAGTCAGCAAACAGTAGATAAGTTTCCGATGATTAACGGGAAAGCGATTAATGAAGCGGGTTCTTTATACGATCCGGCCAATCCTTACGCCAACCGTGATCCGCGCTTTGCCAATTCTGTCATTTATAACGGTGCCCCATGGATTTTAAGTGGTAATAATGCTGCTCCGGTAAATACTTATGTAGGTTCTGGTACAACGGATGCTGTGAGTGGCCCGCTTGGGTTTAATACAGGCTACTTTCCCCGTAAATATCTTTTAGAAAATTCTACAGGAAACGGTGAGCGATGCTGGGGACTGATTCGATATGCAGAAATTTTATTGAATTATGCTGAAGCACTTAATGAATATAGCGGACCAGTACCTGAAGTGTATGCCCAATTAAGAAAAATAAGAGAACGTGCTGGTATTACCGCAGGTACAGATGGTAATTATGGAGTTAAGGCCGATGCAACACAAGATGAAATGCGGGCCATTATTCAAAAAGAACGCGATATAGAATTGTTTATGGAAGAACACCGTATGTGGGATGCCAGAAGATGGAAAACAGCTGCGGTTGATTTTGAAAAGCCAATACGAGGCGTTAAAATAACTAAAACGGGTAATACTTATAGTTACGAATATGTAGATGTGCGCGAACATCATTTTCCTGCCAATTATGGTTTATTTCCAATGTTGGCTTCAGAAATAGCAAAAAATACAGCATTGATCCAAAATCCAGGCTGGTAG
- a CDS encoding hypothetical protein (product_source=Hypo-rule applied; superfamily=48452): MKKKISIIALFALIIISYSCKKGGLLDESTLTTLNEETTFADSINTQAFLTRIYQQVGFQYDIQYLDAGGHAGAADEGVAGRYNGTQNSAVVIAFGAGI; the protein is encoded by the coding sequence ATGAAAAAGAAAATTTCTATCATAGCCTTATTTGCGCTTATCATCATCAGCTATTCCTGTAAAAAAGGAGGCTTATTGGATGAGAGCACATTAACTACCTTAAACGAAGAAACCACTTTTGCCGATAGTATTAATACCCAGGCGTTTTTAACGCGTATTTATCAGCAAGTTGGTTTTCAATATGATATCCAATACCTGGATGCTGGTGGGCATGCAGGTGCGGCTGATGAAGGCGTTGCCGGCCGTTACAACGGTACCCAAAATTCGGCAGTTGTTATTGCTTTTGGGGCTGGTATCTAA